In a genomic window of Sporosarcina trichiuri:
- the cysE gene encoding serine O-acetyltransferase has protein sequence MFSRMKEDIHCIFDQDPAARSTWEVVLTYSGLHAIWTHRLAHAFYKRDLRFAARVLSQVGRFFTGIEIHPGAVIGRRLFIDHGMGVVIGETCEIGDDVTIYQGVTLGGTGKEKGKRHPTLHDGVLVATGAKVLGNIIIGENSKVGAGSVVLKDVPADSTVVGIPGKVVIANGVRVKDRLSHSFPDPVSDRCQILEDRIARLEAELAAVRKELPTTSEKDDV, from the coding sequence ATGTTTTCTCGAATGAAAGAAGACATCCACTGCATTTTCGACCAGGATCCTGCTGCCCGGAGCACTTGGGAAGTCGTCCTCACTTACTCAGGCCTGCATGCGATCTGGACACACCGGCTGGCGCATGCATTCTACAAGAGAGACTTGCGTTTTGCAGCCCGTGTCCTCTCCCAGGTGGGACGTTTTTTCACAGGGATCGAAATCCATCCCGGCGCAGTCATCGGACGCAGGCTGTTCATCGACCATGGGATGGGCGTGGTCATCGGAGAGACGTGTGAAATCGGTGATGACGTAACCATCTACCAGGGGGTGACCCTCGGCGGCACCGGAAAAGAGAAAGGCAAGCGCCACCCGACACTGCACGACGGTGTCCTCGTCGCAACGGGGGCGAAAGTACTTGGCAATATCATCATTGGAGAGAACAGCAAAGTCGGTGCAGGATCGGTCGTCCTGAAAGACGTGCCTGCCGATTCCACAGTTGTCGGCATCCCCGGCAAAGTGGTCATCGCGAACGGTGTCCGGGTCAAAGACCGCCTGAGCCATTCATTTCCCGATCCTGTATCCGACCGGTGCCAGATCCTCGAGGACCGGATCGCCCGCTTGGAAGCCGAGCTTGCTGCTGTACGGAAGGAACTGCCCACTACTTCAGAAAAGGATGATGTGTGA